In one window of Metasolibacillus fluoroglycofenilyticus DNA:
- a CDS encoding 8-oxo-dGTP diphosphatase → MGKVILTNMCMIYNKKNHNVLVQNRIKSWKGVAFPGGHVEEGESLIESTIREIKEETGLTITNLEPCGVIHWHNDEIGERYLVFNYRTCDFSGELLAETHEGNVFWVHRDDLLQLHFAEGMEERLPMFLEKKYAEGWYEKGEVKWF, encoded by the coding sequence ATGGGGAAAGTAATATTAACCAATATGTGTATGATTTATAATAAAAAAAATCATAATGTATTAGTTCAAAATAGGATTAAATCGTGGAAGGGGGTTGCCTTTCCAGGTGGACATGTAGAGGAAGGTGAAAGCCTTATTGAGTCAACGATTAGAGAAATAAAGGAGGAAACAGGCTTAACAATTACTAATTTAGAGCCATGTGGTGTCATTCATTGGCATAATGATGAAATAGGTGAAAGATATTTAGTTTTTAATTATAGAACATGTGATTTTAGTGGAGAATTGCTAGCTGAAACGCATGAGGGCAATGTATTTTGGGTACATAGGGATGATTTGCTGCAGCTTCATTTCGCAGAAGGTATGGAGGAGAGGTTACCGATGTTTTTAGAAAAAAAATATGCGGAAGGATGGTACGAAAAAGGAGAAGTGAAATGGTTTTGA
- a CDS encoding methyl-accepting chemotaxis protein → MSVGKKLNIVFFSIIFLLFIIVISGLINISNVDKKMEEALENRVVQIRIVDDIRFGIAAQGAYVRAIALKATKENEEKFFANQQLLQDKMDELSGLFKTDTMINHHKNMQEKVEQFNATAETFLATIKARHISKAQDIVNNELQTINTEILNIADQMVVYQDGKLNEISKQSATAITIAKTTSIILVIVAVLIAIGLVIFVKRAITKPLVRIVESTNVIAQGDLTEPDIPVQTKDEIGQLATAFNLMKDNLKGLLGNVQSNSEQLSAAAEQLSASTEEVTATTTDVTNRASNTAEITRTASNAANESAKAMEETAVGVQRIAEAAQDLQTSSVDASATATNGSVIINKAKQQMEMINSSTTEVNELVQKLSKQTEEISQMTKVITDITEQTNLLALNAAIEAARAGEHGKGFAVVADEVRKLAEESKSSANTIVTLTTEIQSDTGSVEAAVNHSLLSVKDGVEIINQAGQAFHAIEEAVTNMTEQIEDISATSEQLSASAEQVSASVNEIATNAIESATDIDMVVAAMQEQAATMEEVSGVAVNLSDNAQDLQAQIQRFKV, encoded by the coding sequence ATGAGTGTTGGTAAGAAGTTAAATATCGTATTTTTCTCAATAATTTTTTTACTTTTTATTATAGTAATATCAGGATTAATAAATATTAGTAATGTTGATAAGAAGATGGAAGAGGCGCTTGAAAATCGAGTTGTCCAAATTCGCATTGTTGATGATATACGTTTCGGCATAGCTGCGCAAGGGGCTTATGTACGTGCTATCGCATTAAAAGCTACGAAGGAAAATGAAGAGAAATTTTTTGCGAATCAGCAATTATTACAAGATAAAATGGATGAGCTATCAGGTTTATTCAAAACCGACACGATGATAAATCATCATAAAAATATGCAGGAAAAAGTTGAGCAATTTAATGCTACTGCTGAAACATTTTTAGCTACTATTAAAGCTCGTCATATTAGTAAAGCTCAAGATATTGTAAATAATGAGTTACAGACAATTAACACAGAAATTTTAAACATTGCAGATCAAATGGTGGTATATCAAGATGGGAAGTTGAATGAAATCTCAAAGCAGTCGGCAACAGCAATTACCATTGCTAAAACTACTTCGATTATTTTAGTCATTGTAGCAGTATTAATTGCTATCGGTCTTGTTATTTTCGTTAAGCGAGCTATAACAAAACCGTTAGTAAGAATAGTTGAATCGACAAATGTAATTGCACAAGGGGATTTAACGGAGCCAGATATTCCAGTACAAACGAAGGATGAGATTGGTCAGCTTGCCACAGCCTTCAATTTAATGAAGGATAATTTGAAAGGTCTGCTTGGCAATGTACAATCCAACTCGGAGCAATTAAGTGCAGCAGCAGAGCAACTCTCGGCGAGTACAGAGGAAGTGACCGCAACAACTACAGATGTGACAAATCGTGCATCAAATACCGCTGAAATCACACGAACAGCTTCTAATGCTGCAAATGAAAGCGCAAAAGCAATGGAAGAGACGGCTGTTGGTGTACAACGCATCGCTGAAGCCGCGCAGGACTTGCAGACAAGCTCTGTAGATGCAAGTGCAACAGCTACAAATGGTAGCGTCATTATTAATAAAGCGAAGCAGCAAATGGAAATGATTAATAGTTCTACAACAGAAGTAAATGAGCTTGTACAAAAGCTATCGAAGCAAACAGAAGAAATTAGCCAAATGACAAAAGTCATTACAGATATTACAGAGCAAACAAATTTACTTGCATTAAATGCCGCAATTGAAGCTGCGCGCGCAGGGGAGCATGGGAAAGGCTTTGCAGTTGTAGCAGATGAAGTGCGTAAGCTTGCAGAGGAGTCAAAAAGTTCTGCCAATACAATTGTTACATTAACAACAGAAATTCAATCTGATACAGGCAGTGTTGAAGCTGCCGTAAATCATTCACTTCTATCTGTTAAGGATGGGGTTGAAATTATCAATCAGGCGGGACAAGCATTCCACGCAATTGAGGAAGCAGTAACGAATATGACAGAGCAGATTGAAGATATTTCAGCTACTTCCGAGCAATTATCAGCAAGTGCAGAGCAGGTGTCGGCATCTGTAAATGAGATTGCCACGAATGCGATAGAGTCCGCTACTGATATTGATATGGTAGTAGCAGCTATGCAGGAGCAGGCTGCCACTATGGAAGAAGTAAGTGGTGTAGCAGTGAACTTAAGTGATAATGCGCAGGATTTGCAAGCACAAATTCAAAGATTTAAAGTGTAA
- a CDS encoding EAL domain-containing protein: MNLFSMQQVLFSYIRSTHTKREEELLYYKKLFALTKIMEENQINTFFQPIMDLQTTETFAFEALNRPSSTNVFPSADAFFEFIGQTDRVFDFECFCRNLTLKRFKSRLPDNEDYTLFINIHPSVLLDKTYQSGETLKLVTSLGISPNQVVFELTERSAVTDFVEFERVLSNYRAQGFRIAIDDVGSGYNSLKTLVYLKPEFIKVDGSLVRFIDHHKEQQQLFKMLMMYVQELDTKIIAEGVERLEELEFLQEIGVHYAQGYALGRPNHEILQAKKPM; the protein is encoded by the coding sequence TTGAATTTATTTTCCATGCAACAAGTACTATTTTCATATATACGAAGCACACATACGAAACGTGAAGAGGAACTACTATATTATAAAAAATTATTTGCACTAACAAAAATAATGGAGGAAAATCAGATCAATACTTTTTTCCAACCAATTATGGATTTACAAACAACAGAAACTTTCGCCTTTGAAGCGCTAAACCGTCCAAGCTCTACGAACGTATTCCCTTCCGCAGATGCTTTCTTTGAATTTATCGGACAAACAGATAGAGTATTTGATTTTGAATGCTTTTGCCGCAATTTAACATTAAAAAGGTTCAAAAGTCGTTTGCCTGATAATGAAGATTACACTTTATTTATAAATATTCATCCATCCGTTTTACTTGATAAAACCTATCAAAGCGGAGAAACGCTTAAGCTCGTGACATCATTAGGTATTTCACCAAATCAAGTTGTCTTTGAATTGACAGAAAGAAGTGCCGTAACGGATTTCGTTGAATTCGAACGTGTGCTTTCGAATTACCGAGCACAAGGATTTCGCATCGCTATTGATGATGTCGGCTCTGGCTATAATAGCTTAAAGACCCTTGTTTACTTGAAGCCCGAATTTATTAAAGTGGATGGTTCGCTTGTACGGTTTATTGACCATCATAAAGAGCAGCAGCAATTATTTAAAATGCTTATGATGTATGTGCAGGAGTTAGATACTAAAATTATTGCAGAAGGAGTTGAACGGCTTGAAGAGCTAGAGTTTCTTCAAGAGATTGGCGTACATTATGCACAAGGCTATGCATTAGGTAGGCCAAATCATGAAATTTTACAAGCCAAAAAGCCAATGTGA
- a CDS encoding methyl-accepting chemotaxis protein has product MNQLFKNLKIRSKVSVIIFITVVFLLIIAALNYMNSSANMERAVHNEMSLTLDKTAESVLTKLNLHSQMMLSTKSSFEAKSEFMTREEAKKYFEKVLPINQETFGMGIWFNTNILNEYFGPYAYKEGNEIVYTTVYEDADYDYPSTDWYQLGLDSSDVVWTTPYFDEALQQTFITAAVQITRNSVPIGVISGDYVLNSIQEIVSDVKIGDSGYAFLVDSDGLFLTHPDINKVNSTTIEEYLSISVEQITQEDGSFTAEIDGESYIVHYQKIAGMPWKVVLIASVAEMYAPLQKSLTQQILISGLLLLLIVATMTIINKYITNGIDRINNQLGVLSTGDLTKHVVVDSKDEFGEMATSYNTTIDSLNHIMNNIHYSSETVAATSEQLTASVSEVHTSITSVATSMTEMTENSANQYEMNELLNKLTVNITENMEKFSETLQTVVESSLSTVKAATNGASQVHDFISEITHLHGQVEASAELIVNLKDESQKIEMMSTLISSIADQTNLLSLNAAIEAARAGESGKGFAVVAGEVKKLAEQTGDTSNEIAAMVRKIQTEIASAVAMMGKSKEIAESGIVSVQQTGIIFEDIEASINNLKQMIDVTNKHTAQVFSELQAIASIVNDLRAQSATTNEHTLSISAITEEQSATMAEMADASEQLAQLAQTLQLEVARFQTAK; this is encoded by the coding sequence ATGAATCAGCTATTCAAAAATCTTAAAATTCGTTCTAAAGTAAGTGTTATCATTTTTATTACTGTTGTGTTTCTTTTAATCATAGCAGCCCTTAATTATATGAATAGCTCTGCTAATATGGAGCGTGCTGTTCATAATGAAATGTCATTAACACTTGATAAAACAGCCGAGTCAGTATTAACGAAGCTGAACCTGCACTCGCAAATGATGCTAAGCACCAAATCTTCCTTTGAAGCTAAAAGTGAATTCATGACAAGAGAAGAAGCAAAAAAGTATTTTGAAAAAGTGCTACCAATTAATCAGGAAACATTTGGAATGGGCATCTGGTTTAATACAAATATTTTAAATGAGTATTTCGGGCCGTATGCTTATAAAGAAGGAAATGAAATCGTCTATACAACTGTTTATGAAGATGCCGATTACGATTATCCTTCAACAGACTGGTATCAACTAGGGCTTGATTCTAGCGATGTTGTTTGGACAACTCCTTATTTTGACGAAGCACTTCAGCAAACATTTATTACAGCGGCTGTGCAAATAACAAGAAATTCAGTGCCTATTGGTGTTATATCAGGCGACTACGTACTAAACTCTATTCAAGAAATTGTTTCTGACGTCAAAATAGGCGATAGTGGCTATGCATTTTTGGTAGACTCAGACGGCTTATTTTTAACGCATCCTGATATAAACAAAGTAAACTCAACAACTATAGAGGAATATTTATCCATATCAGTAGAACAAATCACTCAGGAGGACGGTTCCTTTACCGCTGAAATAGACGGAGAGTCCTATATAGTTCACTATCAAAAAATTGCTGGTATGCCATGGAAAGTAGTGTTAATAGCATCAGTAGCAGAAATGTACGCCCCATTACAAAAATCTTTAACGCAACAAATATTAATTAGTGGCCTTTTATTATTATTAATTGTCGCAACTATGACTATAATTAATAAATATATTACAAATGGAATTGACAGAATAAACAATCAACTAGGGGTCTTATCTACTGGAGACTTAACAAAACATGTAGTTGTTGATTCTAAAGACGAATTTGGGGAAATGGCCACTTCCTATAATACAACAATAGATTCTCTCAATCATATTATGAACAATATTCACTATAGCTCCGAAACTGTTGCGGCTACTTCAGAGCAGCTAACCGCTAGCGTCAGCGAAGTACATACTTCTATAACGAGTGTAGCAACATCAATGACAGAAATGACGGAAAATAGTGCAAATCAGTATGAAATGAACGAGTTATTGAATAAGCTAACAGTGAATATTACAGAAAATATGGAGAAGTTTTCAGAAACTTTACAAACGGTTGTAGAAAGCTCCTTATCAACGGTAAAAGCCGCAACAAATGGCGCTTCACAAGTACATGATTTTATTTCTGAAATAACCCATCTTCATGGGCAAGTCGAAGCAAGTGCTGAGCTAATTGTCAATTTAAAAGACGAGTCTCAAAAAATCGAAATGATGAGCACACTTATTTCATCAATTGCTGACCAAACGAATTTATTGTCCTTAAATGCCGCGATAGAAGCTGCAAGAGCTGGAGAATCAGGCAAAGGCTTTGCCGTAGTTGCAGGAGAAGTAAAAAAACTAGCTGAACAAACTGGTGATACATCTAATGAAATTGCGGCAATGGTGCGAAAAATTCAAACAGAAATAGCATCAGCCGTTGCTATGATGGGGAAAAGCAAAGAAATTGCTGAATCAGGCATTGTGTCTGTACAACAAACAGGCATAATTTTCGAAGACATTGAAGCGTCTATCAATAACTTAAAACAAATGATTGATGTAACGAATAAACATACTGCACAGGTATTTTCTGAACTACAGGCTATTGCCTCCATCGTTAACGATTTACGAGCGCAATCAGCTACTACAAATGAGCATACACTCAGTATATCAGCTATCACCGAAGAGCAATCAGCAACAATGGCTGAGATGGCCGATGCATCTGAGCAATTAGCGCAGCTAGCCCAAACACTACAGCTAGAAGTAGCTCGTTTTCAAACAGCAAAATAG
- a CDS encoding GGDEF domain-containing protein, whose product MVYIGEMAEQIMSVEPTNKNKIIDQHFTKDQTLRGLVVTDKRVPIAYISRTHFYEKIGTLYGYNLYMGRESKLIAKSTPLIVDFYKPIMDVSTLAMARSPEDLYDDIIVTKDGNYLGVVSIRTLLLKLVDIQVEFASLLNPLSHLPGNQLIDEKLNEILNYEQYSILYFDIDHFKMYNDVYGFKKGDEVLLFITDLLKQYVLPTNGFLGHIGGDDFVAICTDYDIEEMCARIISDFDQQIIHFYDQHHFTDDAFSVTNRSGERVPFQISTLSIAVVNNRFTKYEFADALSDAVAKVKSECKKFQGSCYIVNGHVLQSN is encoded by the coding sequence ATGGTTTATATAGGAGAAATGGCTGAGCAAATTATGAGTGTTGAGCCGACGAATAAAAACAAAATAATCGATCAGCATTTTACAAAAGACCAGACATTGCGCGGATTAGTTGTTACAGATAAACGTGTACCTATTGCATACATTTCAAGGACACATTTTTACGAAAAAATTGGCACTTTATACGGATACAATTTATATATGGGGAGAGAGAGCAAACTGATTGCAAAATCGACCCCATTAATCGTGGATTTTTATAAGCCTATTATGGATGTCAGCACACTCGCTATGGCACGTAGCCCGGAAGATTTATATGATGATATTATCGTTACAAAAGACGGCAATTATTTAGGCGTTGTCAGCATACGAACATTACTGTTAAAGCTCGTTGATATTCAAGTAGAATTTGCTAGCTTACTTAACCCATTAAGCCATCTTCCCGGCAATCAATTAATAGATGAGAAACTAAATGAAATATTGAATTACGAACAGTATAGCATTCTCTATTTTGACATCGACCATTTTAAAATGTACAACGATGTATATGGTTTTAAAAAAGGAGACGAGGTGTTGTTATTTATAACCGATTTGTTGAAGCAATACGTCTTGCCAACAAACGGTTTTTTAGGGCATATAGGTGGCGATGACTTTGTAGCTATTTGCACAGATTACGATATCGAAGAAATGTGTGCACGCATTATTTCAGATTTCGACCAACAAATTATTCACTTTTATGACCAACACCATTTTACAGATGATGCGTTTTCTGTTACAAATCGCTCTGGTGAACGAGTCCCGTTTCAAATAAGCACATTATCCATCGCCGTTGTCAATAATCGCTTCACAAAATATGAATTCGCTGATGCACTGTCCGATGCCGTTGCAAAAGTGAAAAGTGAATGTAAGAAATTTCAAGGTAGTTGCTATATTGTAAATGGACATGTTTTACAAAGCAACTAA
- the nhaC gene encoding Na+/H+ antiporter NhaC — translation MLRTEMKVAPSFWEAVIIVLAIIGIMSASIIQFGAPPHIPILIIITLLIIYGLLKKVRFQQLQQGMVNSAQSGLAAVFIFFLIGVLISSWIISGTIPTLIYYGFSTVTPSFFFAIVFVITCIVGITIGSSLTTVATVGVAFISMASTMDLSLALTAGAIVSGAFFGDKMSPLSDTTNLASSIVGIDLFEHIKNMAWTTVPAFIISIIAYALLSPKRTTASLESIEAFQTTLFATNLVHWYALLPLVLLVILSIKKIPALLTLAIGSIFGIALSFLHDTLSMAAILDILFNGYTSNTLNEDVNTLLSRGGIASMFFTITLVLLALSMGGLLFTLGIIQSIFAKIESTLTTARSVITGTAITGVGVNTLVGEQYLAILLTGETFRDQYKKVGLAPKNLARAIEDAGTVVNPLIPWSVCGIFITDVLGVSTVDYFPFAFFCLLGPILTIFFAWSGRTLSKI, via the coding sequence ATATTGCGTACAGAAATGAAAGTAGCTCCCTCATTTTGGGAAGCGGTTATAATCGTTTTAGCAATTATCGGTATTATGAGTGCGAGTATTATTCAATTTGGCGCACCACCACATATCCCGATTCTTATCATTATCACTTTATTAATTATATATGGCTTATTAAAAAAGGTGCGGTTCCAACAGCTTCAGCAAGGAATGGTAAACAGCGCTCAATCTGGTCTAGCTGCCGTTTTTATTTTCTTTTTAATCGGTGTACTCATTAGTAGCTGGATAATTAGCGGGACGATTCCTACATTGATTTATTACGGTTTTTCTACTGTAACACCTAGCTTTTTCTTTGCTATTGTCTTTGTTATTACATGTATTGTTGGCATCACAATTGGTAGCTCATTAACGACTGTTGCTACAGTCGGTGTTGCGTTTATTAGCATGGCGAGTACGATGGATTTATCACTTGCGCTAACAGCAGGCGCTATCGTATCAGGTGCATTTTTCGGTGATAAAATGTCACCACTTTCCGATACGACGAATTTAGCATCTAGCATTGTTGGCATCGATTTATTTGAACATATTAAAAACATGGCATGGACAACTGTGCCAGCATTTATTATTTCTATCATTGCTTACGCACTTCTATCACCAAAGCGTACAACGGCATCTCTTGAAAGTATCGAAGCTTTTCAAACGACACTATTCGCAACAAACTTAGTGCATTGGTATGCATTATTACCGCTTGTACTACTAGTTATTTTGTCTATAAAAAAGATACCCGCATTGCTAACATTAGCGATAGGCTCTATATTTGGTATCGCGCTATCTTTTCTACACGACACACTTTCAATGGCTGCGATATTAGATATTCTATTTAACGGCTACACATCCAATACATTAAATGAGGATGTTAATACGTTGCTCAGTCGTGGCGGTATTGCGAGCATGTTTTTCACTATTACATTAGTATTGCTAGCATTAAGTATGGGTGGTTTATTATTTACGCTTGGTATTATCCAAAGTATTTTCGCTAAAATTGAATCCACACTCACAACAGCACGCTCCGTTATTACAGGTACTGCAATTACAGGTGTTGGCGTCAACACTTTAGTCGGTGAGCAATATTTAGCTATTTTACTGACGGGTGAAACTTTCCGGGACCAATATAAAAAAGTCGGTCTTGCACCAAAAAACTTAGCTCGCGCAATAGAGGATGCTGGCACAGTCGTCAACCCACTCATACCATGGAGTGTTTGTGGCATCTTTATTACAGATGTGCTGGGCGTCTCAACCGTTGATTATTTCCCATTTGCCTTCTTCTGCTTGCTTGGACCAATTCTAACGATTTTCTTCGCTTGGAGCGGGAGAACATTGTCAAAGATTTAA